In Podarcis muralis chromosome 7, rPodMur119.hap1.1, whole genome shotgun sequence, the genomic stretch ACAAAGGAGTATCCTTTATCTGGGAAGACCCGAATTTCCATTATTTGCCCAAATGGAGAAAATGTCTGGCGCATCAGCTGTTCTGCAAATCAGAAGACAGAAATAAGGATGTCAGGATATGGAGTTAGGGACAAGTTCCGAAGGCTACTAAAAACTCATGAAGTGCCATACCTGTTAGCCCTGAAGTAACACCTCCACAGTACACTGTGCAGTTGCTTGGACTGGACTGATTCACAACATCATCATAGGATAGTTGTTTGGCGTTTGCTGTTTGGGGGGGAAAAGTTTACACAAGTCTCTAATTTGCCCAcaaataaaaaacccaaacattTGTAGAAAGAATTGGCTGTCCATTCCCCGCAACTACCATGGCTTATGTTTTGCAATATATAATTACTGTTTCAATTTACAGCCACATTCTGCCCCAAAGGCATACAATTCTATGTGGCCAGGGCTCCTGTCCCATAACAATTTACAATCGAAACCTGCTTGTAAGGTGTTCCACCGAAACAAAATTCTATTCAGAGCATCAAACTCACCACCTAATGGGAGGCAGCACAtcaattaaatatattggctAGCCCTAGACTGTCAGTTCTAAAAGCTTATTCTAGGCTGGAGAGGAAATATCCCCATGTGTGTTTTGGAAGCTAAAATACTCACACTCATATGTACTCTTTGGAGCTGGAGGTTTACGTGTTGCCCAGTTTGTCCTGATTTGTCTTCCACCAAGCCACTGTCCCCCCATCTGCTGAATCGCGTTTTCTGCATCCTACAGAGAAAGCAAAACACTTTCAGAAAGCAGCTCTGTAAGAAAGAAAACTACTAACAATGCTAATTTATAGAAAAATATTTGTTTCAATTACAGAATCACTTTACCACACAAAGGCTGCAAAAGCATCAGATCAACAATTATATGTGGTCTCtttaaatttgcaaaaaaaaaaaaaaaatacacacaaaaaaaaacctccGAATacaaaggcagcttacaaaaggcTGTTCTGTGAATAGCCCTTTTGTCCATAAATTTTCTCCAGATGCTCTAAGTACTTCATTATGCAAATGAATGCTAAATGGCAATTGAAAATAGAGACAAAAGGTGCCTCCAACAACCAGAAAAATCGGCTGGATCTGAAGTTTTATTCAGTGTGGATCCATTGTAGTGAAGTAACCTAAGTCAGTgccattttaatataaaaaatatcAACTTGCAGGTATAAAGATATGAAGCTCTATCATTCACAGGTAATCAGCTATCAAATTCTGAAAGACTACAATTAGACTCCCAACCCAAATAGTACTCATTGTGTGAATTTTCCTATTGTGCTCCAAGAACCTGCAGCTCCATGCATAGCCATGGCCATTTAGGGCCAAATTACACATGCGGGGTAACTGCATATATGCTACTCCGATTTAGTCTGATCACATATACAATGGGGTTAAGTTGGTCTACTCTCCACATAAAAAGGAGCATGGGGGTGTGGAAGCAAAGCTCCCCACTCTCAGTTCCTTTGCCTTACCTTACTACACTTCCAGAGTTTTCTCCCTGGGTGGCTGGTATCAAAGCAAGGCTTATAAGCAGCAGAATGTAAGGTGGGGGAAGATTTTACTTTTCTGCTTCCCCACATTTGTGTAAAGAGTACCCCCAACCATGCTTTGTATATGAATGGGTCAAACAATTGTTTTAACATGTGGCAATTCTGCCTCCCCTCGACCAATCTTAGCTGTAAGGAAAAGTGAACTGTTACTACAGTTTTAGTACACTTTAAGCACAGTACGTTAGGGCATGTGTTCCACAAATGGAGAACAAAGGCTGAGGTTTTCTGACTGTAACCTCCTCCCAGAGAGAGATCAAAAGGACAGAGGCTCATGCACTGGCTCCTAGATGGAGAAACAAGTGATCTAACTCAGAAACTCACTGCTCTTGAGAAAGTTATGCTGCTGCAAACCATTTAAGACACAGAGAGCTGATAACCACTTTTGTAGATTTTTACCACCACAAGGTGATATGACTGAAAGATATCAATAGCAACTATTTTAGCATTTCAAGTTAATGTGCACTTCCATTCATTAAGCTTCATTCAATATTATTGGCAGAATATTTTCAATTAGCTCTCTTAAGATAAAAGCAAGATTTAAAAGTGTCATATGTATTAAAGATGCACCATTGAATGGAACTACatacagtacaaaaaaaaaagtcctgacaGTGGGAAATGTAGTCTCAGATGTTTTCCCTTTACAAAAATCTTCCTCACAAAATAAAGGTATCTTCAAGATGCTCTTACATTTACTTTAATGTAAATAAAAAACCTATACAATCCAAGAGCAGTTAACAGAAATCATCTAAAGAGATTCTTATTCAGCCATTTCATAGGAGGATCTTAAGCTGCCCTGAGTATGCTGATTGTTACACCAGCACATAACTATTTAATACTTGCAGATCATTAGAATTTATCAGTGATTGCAGAAACAAGGGTAAGACTCTGGTACCATCTCCCTCCAAGGAAGAATAGATCAACTAGCCCCTAACAGGATTCAGATGCCCAGTAACCCCCATCTGGCATCATCAAACCCAACTCCATCCTCTTTCTTTCCCCATCCagtcctctttcctttccttgtgaTTCTTAtattttagattgcaagcctgagCACAGGATCTGTATCTTATTCTGAGTTAACTTGCCAAATTAGTTCAGAACTCTAAGAACTCCATTAGAGTCTGGCAATGTTCATTTCTGGAAGAAGGGTTCTTAAGAATCAACATGCACTCACCCATTTATTGAAGAAAGAAACAAAGCCATATCCTTTAGATTTTCCTGTTGCCATGTCCTTAACAACCCGTGCATCCCTAAAAAGCAAAGAGAAGGCCAGTTAAACATAAAGAGAACAGAATCCAAGTGAAAATGTCTCACACGCAGCTCCTTTAATAAAATGAACTTCTTAAATGCACCAGCAATACATAGTCAAAGCAATTCTCCCTTTTACTAATGTTTTATCACAATAGCAAAAAATTAAACTTAATTGTGTAAACATGCAAAATCAATAGCTCTTTAAAACAAGTATTTTACAGTCGTTGGTTCACAGTTCAAAATGCTCTTACATACTGTTAAAAATACTACGCATGGTCAAAGCAGCTATTCAAAGGAATAACTGAGGGCATGTAGCTAACTAGCATATTAGCGAACGGCTCTCTTTAACCATGCAATTTATAAACTTACTATTGGCCAACACATTCTACCTACTTATtagaaatagaaaatagaaaaaatgaaaaaataggaATTAAAAGGCATACGTCGCCTGTTAACTGAATTCTTTAATTTTCTCAGGTCAATTCGTTACCCCCTTTTTGGACTTGGGCAGCTGTAAATTTTGAGAAATTGACATTTTCAGAAATGGTTGCATTATGGAAGAAAATAAACACTaacatgttttttcttttttactataCACTATTAAATAATCTTTTAAAGACTGCATTCGTAATTAACAATCATACAGGACTGATTGAAAACTACAAAGTATATAAagtaaaaaatttataaaagtaAATAGAAAAACTACAACGTTTGTCCACTGTGAACTGTAGCTTGCAGTTAGCCATGGCAATGCTGTCCATTCTTCAGAGACATTCTGCAAAATAACCAGAGCCCTATTATTTGAGATTGAGTGAAAAAAGACAAAAGACCCAGCTACAATAGCTAAACCCCACTGGTGAAAACTCTGTTTCTATTAGCTATATGCTTCTCAGGCAATTTGTATACATGACTAAATGGTCAATAACATTTTCAAACACACAGGCCTACTTTGCCCTCCCCAACCCACAAGAATCAGGCATttattacacacaaacacacacaaacatagtaAGAAAGTCATGCAGTGTAACTAGTGTCACTATACAGCAATAATGCGAGAGGCTGTATGATGCCAGACTGTCATCAAGGGAATTTCAACACACGCTACTATTGCATCCTGTATGAAGAAACGTGATTTAACGAAGGGAGCTAAATAATGCTGAGATCACTGAAAGtcccaaataaaatttaaaaatgtcaCTCCATGGAAAATAACCTAATTTTAACAATGCACATATGCTTTAAAGAGTTCATTAGTCTAAGTTAAGGCTATGTTACAAATTGCCTGAGAACAGCCACTTTAATCATTACATGGATGGTTCTCTCTGCAcatcttaaagggggggggggagagaatcctcTACCAAGGAtaaccaactcccatcagccccaatcagcatggccaatggtcagggatgatgggagttgtagtccagaaaaatCTAAAGCGCTGCCCGTGGCTCTATACTTACCCCTCAACTGTCATTCTTGAAAATGACTCAAGAACTTAAACACATGTATGTGCCAGCAATCACTATGGGGTTTTTGCATTAAAGTTCATAGTTACAAAGACTTGGAGTAACTGCACATGAACATTTTTATAAAGGAAACATGACTATTAAGATTACAAACAGAGGGGCATTTATTTGCACTAAAGAAATTATTTTCTCTcagctttaaaaatgaaaataaactttTGCCTATATTTTGTCTTTTAAACAGCGTGACCATTTGTAACATTTAGAATTATAAACCAGCTATTCAAAAAACAACTTTGAACACTTACTATTGgaaaacttttaaaatgaggGGTTTTTCACTTTGATCTGTGTCAAGTTTGTTTTCTATAGATTAACTTGATAGGATTCAGTTCACAGGCTTAAGGTAATGATCTAAGTGACAAACCACTGTGAATCCATAAAAATACGTCAAGTCCCAGTTCTTCCTTTCCCACCAGCTGCTTCAGAGGTAAGAAAGTGCTCATGAGAGACAGTGTGCCAACACAAAACCATTCTCCCTGATTAGGCTTAGTGCCTAATTCAAGGCAGTAAACTTGGCTCACTCATGGCCAACTTATTTTTGgagggtttggggagggggggggagagtctgtGTGGCATTTTTTTCAACCCAGTATTAACTCTGCCTTCCCTGCTCCTAGTATATCAGCACACATTAGTTCCACTGTACAAATTAGGCTTAgatcaacagcaaccagtcaatgCAGCTGCATCACTAAGCAGGAAGCCAACCAGAAGATCTTAGTGTTTTGCGGACTTATTCCATCAAAATACTAGCAGAACTCTTAACTTTAAGAAGGAATCTTGTTAATGCAAGCAAAGTGGATTTTAATTTTATCAAATTAAGCATACCAGAAGCACTCTGATTTCAAAGTCACACAGATGCTTAAGCCAAACTAAAATTCATGGGACTAAAATATTTAGCACTTGCTTTGCTATCACAGCCTTTGCTGTCCTAGGCCTTCACTGGTAAGACTTCTGCGAATACTTTGTGCCACTTTGTGTATCAACAGACAGCTATAACCCAGAGAATTCCAGGTCTTACTCAAATATGGAAGTACATTCTGAGAAGATGCTACACAGAAGTGGGCTGGCCTCATGTGGCCTTTCTGCAGATGAAGTTGCATTTCTTGGGAGCAGGGATTCTAGATCCAGATTCTAGACCCAGCTGCCCCCACCTTTTCACTCCTATGGTCTGAAGCCCCTACTAGGAGGCAGCAAGTATAACTATTTAATGTAGCCTTAAATAAGATGGCTAGTGTATATGGGTAGGCCACCTTTTAGTACTGAGAGCCACATGTTGAGTTTCATAAAAGGGTCTGTGAAACTGATAACTTTTACAGTTTGTATATCAACTGTATTATTTCCTTGAACAAGGCTGCTATCGTCGATTGCCTTGATTCTACAGTACTCCAAGTTACTATGCTCAAGCACCCTTTAAAGATTTTAGTGTTTGTAAGCATGATTAGGACTTCTTTACTTACCCTCCTTGATTCTGATCCTTAGTGTTTGAGACATGTTTTGAGCAAAAACTCTTCTTCAAAGAAGGCTAGCAAGAATATCCACTAACCAATGCTTCTTTATATGATTGTCCAGCTTTTCTGATCTTCCCCTGAAGCAATGCTTCTCCTCAAAACATGTCAGCAACCTGAAGTTCCTGCTGTGTTTGGAAACCCCCAAGGCCTACCAATCTTGCAGCAGTAGTTGCAAGCCCTTCTAGCTGTTGATTACATTGAAACAGACCAGGTGACCACGGCAGCTGTTAGGCTAAGTCAAACCTTAGGGAATCCAGGAATACATTCAGGCTCTTGCCTCCATGTCCCAACACCTCAAACACAGGTATAACCAGGGAACCTCATGGGAGGAGGAACTTTAAACAAAGAAACTCCATTCCCCCTCCATTTGGCCCAGGCTTGGTAACACTCCTTAACTCTTGGTTGTAAGGACAAATCATGTACACAGGTACTAACAACAGGCTTTGGAAGGGTAAGTTACCCTTacaccccccctcccaccccgctTTTTTGCTAGGATAAGGAACCTTTTTGACCAGCCATATAGAATGTGACTCATATGTACAATAATGCATCTCACAAAGTTGGCTTGAGTGCAAACACACTTGTGCCATAATACATTCATGAGTCTTCTAAGATGCCACAAGGCTCtaaattgcttttgtttcaagaGACTTAGAATATTACCCCTCTGGAAACTGATACATATGAGGCTACAATCTCATTGTGTTATCAGTTTTCCAACCAGTTCTGAGAGTTGGTTGATAGACTTCACAGCAGTAAGCAACACTCGGAAGAATTAGTGACAGATAAGAACAAACGTCCAAGAGATACACTACGTCAGGGGTTGCCaatatggtaccctccagatattgggactccaacttccaccagccccagcagccagcatagccaataggacagttgtagtccaacaaaatctggaggacacATTATGTATCCCTGCACTACATCTTGCTTCCATTGCATACTAAAACAAGTAATTCATAACATGCTACACTGATCTCCATACAGAAATCTTGTTCTCAAGTTGCTACAATTATAATTCAATCACTGATGAGGATTTACATCAGATCTATCAGGAAATGTTACCAATGAAGTACTTATAATACAAATATTACCTTGCAACTCAGCCTAATTGGTCATTGCTATCAAACTTCCAAGTCCTAAAACTAAAAGAATGTTTCTCCATGGAAACAATACAGCTGGTTCCCTGGTATGTTACACACACTTTCACATGCCTTCCAAACTAAGACAATGACTGAAACCGAGAAACTATACTGGAGGCCGATttctagtttattttatttaatagagCACCCATTTCACAAAAAGCCAAAATCTTATAGGCCATAACTTCTATGAaatatgatatttattaaagctgCTTTTATAAGACTATGCAATGCTTTTTCATTGGTGTAAGTCACCCAGAAATCAGCTTTCCCTTAGAAAACCCCTTCTAGATTATCTAGTAATTGGATAATGAAATGAATCAatactgtttttaaaattaagttgcaagtctaaaatacaaaaatataaatcCAAAGTCTAGAAATTCACATtcaaataaagcaagatgaactgtTTGATAGCTCTGAATAACTACAAAAAGGTACAACTCTTTAGAGAATATAGGTATCCTTAAATATACTGACACTCTTAATCAGCACATTTTCCTTAGCTTTGGCATCAAATTCTTGCCCCCATTATCTTTCATAAGGCATTACTTACGATATTCTTCCAAATGGTGCAAAAGCTGCTTTAATATCTTCAGTTGTAATTTCTGGGCTGAGGTCTCCAACAAAGACATGGAAGTGGTCttaccaagaaaaagaaaaagaaatgtacaaGTTTGCAGAGAACTCATGGAAATACAGGAtaggtttgctttttaaaaaaaaataataataatcttgtaTCAATTTCCATACATCTGGAAACTACATGAAAACTAGAATCTTTTTACCTAACAGATAACAAAATACATTATGGTTTAATATATAACCATTAACAGACATGATAGTACACAATTATAGAAAATTACATATAACTAGAATTTTTCATTAAATTATATCTGTAGTTATTCATAACAGAAGCTATACTTCCATGAGAGCTAAGTCCATTTAGTCCAAAGCCAAAAAGTTATATTACAGCCTTATTTAATAATGCTAGAGTTTAGCCTTAATTATACACAAGTTTAATAATAATGAGCTAAATATATCTACTGGTTCTGTGAGCAGAACAGAGTAGGATTAACACAAACCAGTATGAACATATATAAATTACAAGCAGCTCAATCTTAGTCATATTTGGTGAAGAACAGTCAAAAAGATACCTTGCATTGCAACAGTTTGATGTTAAAGTATTTGACAGTTTTCTGAAAAGCCAACAGTTTTGGTTGCCCAGCCTTTACACCATGTGAATCCATGTGAATTCAAAGTATGTGAAATCCATGAGCAAGTGAACTAAGACTGAAGGCAACAGAACGGAAACAGTAATCCCTTCACAGTTTGTTAGAGCCATTTACATAAGAACTGGTTGATACAAAGATCTCATATCTAAGGACTTTCTTCATACTCACATAAAGCCCATTTTAATTATCATCACCTCTAACTGATTTCAATGCACACATGACACTTTACATCTCCACCTTGGAAAGTCTACTTTAATCCTTCCCCAAAGTTTTAAGGTTCTAAGGCCAGACAAGTAGAGAAGCAACACACTGGGTTGCATAGGAGCAGAAGGGAAAATGATCCAATTGGAATAGCAATTTTGATATACCACAAAGGGGGCTTATGGCCCAGCACAGCCAGCAGCCTTGAAGGAAGCTGGTTATCTCACCCTCCCAGAGAGGGAAAGAATTCTTACAGCAATAGCAGCTTAATGGGGTCAAAGGGCTTAAGAGTCAGCAACAGTCCACATCCTGATCCAttgagagaggagggagaaatctTGTGACAACAGAACAACCCCCCCAAATAGCTTCAGGCGGTTAGTGAATACCCCTGAGAGATTTCATTTTATGTTTAAGAAGATACAATTACCTTGTGAACGCAGTGTGTTGACAACGGTACTACCTGATGACAAAGATTAGATTTGTTCTTAAGTTTATTAACACAAACACATTAAATAATATCTTAGGATAATGATCAAAACAATAGGGCAAATATTTGTATGATGCTTATTGCttaacatttaaaacacttttgtgCAAATAAAGAGTAATTATTAAGAATTGTAAGGAACTTACTGCTGGTATCTTTCTTCTGGCTGCTGGGGGTTGTTGCCCAGTTCACTTTGACCTCCTACAAATAATATTTGCTAAAATTATATTCAAGGAAGTTATGTTTACATAACCCACAAACCCTCAAAATGTAGTGTGTTTGACAAATGTGGTttatgttttatattattttgccATATTTAATGCAAAATATGCTCCCACCCTAATGAAGTTGAGTGATATTAGGTATTAAATAACCCTTATTACTTTGCTGAGCTATTTTACTTGCAAAATGCAAAGAATTTCATGATAACTTTTCACTGTACTTGTATTTATCTatatggtgttttttaaaaatttaaagttCTACTATATACAACAGGATAAAAGTTTACCTTtagatcttcttctttttacaaaagCGGTTTCATCCACAACCTAAAGCCACACTTCTGCTCCAACTCACCCTTTAGACCTGAGAGCTTACCTTACCCATTATCTTCCGTCCATTCATAGCCGCTAAAGCTGCAGCTGCATGTCGATGCTCATAGAACTCCACAAAACAGTATGGATCATTTCCAGCTGTCTGTGTAACACAGAAAGGAAAGCTATCAGAAACCATTGCTGAGCCATCTCAATGTCTGTGTTGATTTTGTTTTATGATATCTCCCAAGCAAGCAGCATCATTTAAGTCCACAATCCTaggtactattactattattttgtgTTTAGGATTAGCAGGAAAAGAGAGTTCCACAGCAATAAGTAAGATTTTATGCCTAAAGTGTTAAAAAAGTGGATTGAAACTTTAGACCTTGTAAATTATACACTGATTATTTTTAGTGGAAACAGAGTAATTTGAAAACTACTTTTAGCTTACTACTTTTTTCTTAGTTCTTTTACTTGTTAGTTACCCTTCAGTTTAATTTGTTTTACTGAAATTTCTAAAGGGAGGGCAACAACCTGTGAAACTCCTGGGGGAAGAAATCTAAACCTTCTTAGAATCCTCA encodes the following:
- the TIA1 gene encoding cytotoxic granule associated RNA binding protein TIA1 isoform X6 — translated: MEDEMPKTLYVGNLSRDVTEALILQLFSQIGPCKNCKMIMDTAGNDPYCFVEFYEHRHAAAALAAMNGRKIMGKEVKVNWATTPSSQKKDTSSSTVVNTLRSQDHFHVFVGDLSPEITTEDIKAAFAPFGRISMSLKNGQHCHG
- the TIA1 gene encoding cytotoxic granule associated RNA binding protein TIA1 isoform X1: MEDEMPKTLYVGNLSRDVTEALILQLFSQIGPCKNCKMIMDTAGNDPYCFVEFYEHRHAAAALAAMNGRKIMGKEVKVNWATTPSSQKKDTSSSTVVNTLRSQDHFHVFVGDLSPEITTEDIKAAFAPFGRISDARVVKDMATGKSKGYGFVSFFNKWDAENAIQQMGGQWLGGRQIRTNWATRKPPAPKSTYESNAKQLSYDDVVNQSSPSNCTVYCGGVTSGLTEQLMRQTFSPFGQIMEIRVFPDKGYSFVRFNSHESAAHAIVSVNGTTIEGHVVKCYWGKETPDMINPIQQQNQVGYPPPYGQWGQWYGNAQQIGQYMPNGWQVPAYGMYGQAWNQGFNQTQSSAAWMGANYGVPPPPPPPPPPPQGQNGSVLTSQTGYRMAGFETQ
- the TIA1 gene encoding cytotoxic granule associated RNA binding protein TIA1 isoform X2 is translated as MEDEMPKTLYVGNLSRDVTEALILQLFSQIGPCKNCKMIMDTAGNDPYCFVEFYEHRHAAAALAAMNGRKIMGKEVKVNWATTPSSQKKDTSSSTVVNTLRSQDHFHVFVGDLSPEITTEDIKAAFAPFGRISDARVVKDMATGKSKGYGFVSFFNKWDAENAIQQMGGQWLGGRQIRTNWATRKPPAPKSTYESNAKQLSYDDVVNQSSPSNCTVYCGGVTSGLTEQLMRQTFSPFGQIMEIRVFPDKGYSFVRFNSHESAAHAIVSVNGTTIEGHVVKCYWGKETPDMINPIQQNQVGYPPPYGQWGQWYGNAQQIGQYMPNGWQVPAYGMYGQAWNQGFNQTQSSAAWMGANYGVPPPPPPPPPPPQGQNGSVLTSQTGYRMAGFETQ
- the TIA1 gene encoding cytotoxic granule associated RNA binding protein TIA1 isoform X4 yields the protein MEDEMPKTLYVGNLSRDVTEALILQLFSQIGPCKNCKMIMDTAGNDPYCFVEFYEHRHAAAALAAMNGRKIMGKEVKVNWATTPSSQKKDTSNHFHVFVGDLSPEITTEDIKAAFAPFGRISDARVVKDMATGKSKGYGFVSFFNKWDAENAIQQMGGQWLGGRQIRTNWATRKPPAPKSTYESNAKQLSYDDVVNQSSPSNCTVYCGGVTSGLTEQLMRQTFSPFGQIMEIRVFPDKGYSFVRFNSHESAAHAIVSVNGTTIEGHVVKCYWGKETPDMINPIQQNQVGYPPPYGQWGQWYGNAQQIGQYMPNGWQVPAYGMYGQAWNQGFNQTQSSAAWMGANYGVPPPPPPPPPPPQGQNGSVLTSQTGYRMAGFETQ
- the TIA1 gene encoding cytotoxic granule associated RNA binding protein TIA1 isoform X3, with translation MEDEMPKTLYVGNLSRDVTEALILQLFSQIGPCKNCKMIMDTAGNDPYCFVEFYEHRHAAAALAAMNGRKIMGKEVKVNWATTPSSQKKDTSNHFHVFVGDLSPEITTEDIKAAFAPFGRISDARVVKDMATGKSKGYGFVSFFNKWDAENAIQQMGGQWLGGRQIRTNWATRKPPAPKSTYESNAKQLSYDDVVNQSSPSNCTVYCGGVTSGLTEQLMRQTFSPFGQIMEIRVFPDKGYSFVRFNSHESAAHAIVSVNGTTIEGHVVKCYWGKETPDMINPIQQQNQVGYPPPYGQWGQWYGNAQQIGQYMPNGWQVPAYGMYGQAWNQGFNQTQSSAAWMGANYGVPPPPPPPPPPPQGQNGSVLTSQTGYRMAGFETQ